In Labrus bergylta chromosome 1, fLabBer1.1, whole genome shotgun sequence, one genomic interval encodes:
- the unc93b1 gene encoding protein unc-93 homolog B1 isoform X1, with the protein MEAADGEPLLPDELEAPPNAALNELLNVGQEADMQGQVEEFLAPQAEYNEEEEERKYYRRKRLGVIKNVLAASLGAMVVYSVYMGLLQMQLILHYDMTYREVKYSNLGLEDIDRKMLMGINVTPIIGLLYTPILIRFLGTKWMMFLASGIYALFVSTNYWERYYTLVPSAVAIGVAIVPFWASLGSYITRMAQQYYEYTNYKEEHVQEQKKLPKGACNSYIIVFHSVFYIIFHLSLVFAEFPMFFVLNDYLRESDHILSSVTSCGANISGVVPGFNTTVLKNLPASMLLIKVESVLMGFAFLAMIIFLVLCGAAYRPTEEIDLRSIGWGNIFQLPFKHLRDYRLRLLCPFFIYSGLEMMFAITGFSLSYGVCVLGLKKLWLLIVVYGLSCSIFSSLSLCLLHLPRWLCLIGGAFVHGVLLVALMAFSLTKNQPSYQAPLLVISVLWGLGTALNKTGVSILVGMLYSEDKERLDFVYTIYHWWQAIAIFIVYLWSHLPMRAKLSILLATLLLACYCYWLMERRLAMKVQYRLPRIPRPRHKVKGYRYLEEDNSDESDSDKSEEDEDRGSFAGEMGADDREEGDQEVGAPRADSPGARRRMAGGQRPREEDANVQ; encoded by the exons ATGGAGGCAGCTGACGGGGAACCACTGCTCCCGGATGAGCTTGAAGCACCTCCTAACGCCGCCCTGAATGAGCTGCTGAATGTGGGGCAGGAAGCCGACATGCAGGGTCAG GTGGAGGAGTTTCTGGCCCCGCAGGCAGAGTacaatgaagaagaggaggagaggaaatatTACAGGAGGAAGAGGCTGGGAgtcattaaaaatgttcttgCAGCCAGTTTAGGAGCCATGgttgtgtacagtgtgtacatGG GTCTCCTGCAGATGCAGCTGATTCTCCATTATGATATGACCTACCGGGAGGTGAAGTATAGCAACCTTGGTTTGGAGGACATCGACCGTAAGATGCTGATGGGCATTAACGTCACTCCCATCATAGGCCTGCTGTACACCCCCATACTTATCAG GTTTCTTGGAACCAAGTGGATGATGTTCCTGGCTTCGGGAATCTACGCACTCTTCGTCTCAACCAATTACTGGGAGCGATATTACACCTTGGTTCCATCAGCAGTAGCCATTGGTGTGGCAATTGTGCCATTCTGGGCCTCCTTGGGAAGTTATATCACTAG gatggCCCAGCAGTACTATGAATACACCAACTACAAGGAGGAACATGTGCAGGAGCAGAAGAAGCTTCCTAAGGGGGCGTGCAACAGCTACATCATAGTTTTCCACTCAGTCTTTTATATCATCTTCCAT CTGAGTTTGGTCTTTGCGGAGTTCCCCATGTTTTTTGTCCTTAACGATTACCTGCGTGAGAGCGACCACATTCTCAGTAGTGTCACTTCCTGCG gaGCAAATATCAGTGGCGTGGTCCCCGGCTTCAACACCACCGTGCTGAAAAACCTGCCTGCCTCCATGCTGCTTATCAAGGTGGAGAGTGTCCTGATGGGCTTCGCCTTCCTCGCAATGATCATC TTCCTCGTGCTGTGTGGTGCTGCTTACCGTCCCACAGAAGAGATTGACCTCCGCAGTATCGGCTGGGGAAACATCTTCCAGCTTCCTTTCAAACACCTGAGAGACTACCGGCTGCGACTGCTCTGCCCGTTCTTCATCTACAGTGGACTTGAAATGATGTTTGCCATCACTGGATTCTCTTTG TCCTATGGTGTGTGCGTTTTGGGTCTCAAAAAGCTGTGGCTCCTGATAGTGGTATATGGCCTCTCCTGCTCCAtattttcctccctctccctttgcCTCCTGCACCTCCCGCGCTGGCTGTGCCTAATCGGAGGTGCTTTTGTGCATGGCGTGCTGCTGGTGGCTCTCATGGCGTTCTCTCTAACGAAGAACCAACCATCTTATCAGGCCCCTCTGCTGGTTATCTCTGTGCTGTGGGGACTTGGCACTGCCCTCAACAAGACGGGTGTCAGCA ttttGGTTGGTATGCTGTACTCTGAGGATAAGGAACGTCTGGACTTTGTCTATACTATCTATCACTGGTGGCAGGCCATCGCTATCTTCATAGTCTACCTCTGGTCCCACCTACCAATGAGG GCCAAGCTCTCCATCCTGTTGGCCACTTTGCTGCTGGCCTGTTACTGTTATTGGTTGATGGAGCGTCGGCTGGCCATGAAAGTTCAATACAGACTGCCTCGCATCCCTCGCCCACGGCACAAG GTCAAAGGCTACCGTTACCTGGAAGAGGACAACTCAGACGAGTCTGACTCTGACAAgagtgaggaggatgaggacagGGGGAGTTTTGCAGGGGAGATGGGAGCAGATGACAGGGAGGAAGGAGACCAAGAAGTGGGGGCCCCCAGGGCTGACTCACCAGGAGCAAGGAGGAGAATGGCTGGGGGTCAGCGACCCAGAGAGGAGGACGCCAATGTGCAGTAG
- the LOC109989815 gene encoding beta-crystallin A3-2 → MYLPSKGTAPFFKVTVFEQEHFQGKCKEFTSECCNIHDCSLDNIRSIRVESGAWVGFEHHDFQGQQFILERGEYPNWEACSGSLSYHIERFMSLRPIHCASHNNSRMKIFEKENFIGRSTELCDDYPSLVAMGWIKPEVGSMHVQCGAFVCYEYPGYRGQQYIMESERHSGDYQHWKTWGSHCQTPKIQSIRRIRH, encoded by the exons ATGTACTTGCCTAGTAAGGGTACAGCCCCTTTTTTTAAG GTGACTGTGTTTGAGCAGGAGCATTTTCAGGGAAAGTGTAAGGAGTTCACATCTGAGTGCTGCAACATCCACGACTGCAGCTTGGACAACATTCGCTCCATCCGAGTGGAGAGTGGAGC TTGGGTGGGTTTCGAGCATCATGACTTCCAAGGGCAGCAGTTCATTCTGGAGAGGGGCGAGTACCCAAACTGGGAAGCCTGCAGTGGCTCCCTGTCTTACCACATCGAGCGCTTCATGTCCCTTCGGCCCATACACTGTGCT TCTCACAATAATAGCCGCATGAAGATCTTTGAGAAAGAGAACTTCATTGGCCGCAGTACAGAGCTGTGTGACGACTACCCCTCCCTGGTGGCCATGGGCTGGATCAAGCCCGAGGTGGGCTCCATGCACGTGCAGTGTGGAGC ATTTGTGTGCTATGAGTACCCGGGCTACAGAGGCCAGCAGTACATCATGGAGAGTGAAAGACATAGTGGAGACTACCAGCACTGGAAGACCTGGGGTTCCCACTGCCAGACTCCAAAGATCCAGTCCATCAGACGCATCAGGCACTGA
- the unc93b1 gene encoding protein unc-93 homolog B1 isoform X2 yields the protein MEAADGEPLLPDELEAPPNAALNELLNVGQEADMQGQVEEFLAPQAEYNEEEEERKYYRRKRLGVIKNVLAASLGAMVVYSVYMGLLQMQLILHYDMTYREVKYSNLGLEDIDRKMLMGINVTPIIGLLYTPILIRFLGTKWMMFLASGIYALFVSTNYWERYYTLVPSAVAIGVAIVPFWASLGSYITRMAQQYYEYTNYKEEHVQEQKKLPKGACNSYIIVFHSVFYIIFHLSLVFAEFPMFFVLNDYLRESDHILSSVTSCGANISGVVPGFNTTVLKNLPASMLLIKVESVLMGFAFLAMIIFLVLCGAAYRPTEEIDLRSIGWGNIFQLPFKHLRDYRLRLLCPFFIYSGLEMMFAITGFSLSYGVCVLGLKKLWLLIVVYGLSCSIFSSLSLCLLHLPRWLCLIGGAFVHGVLLVALMAFSLTKNQPSYQAPLLVISVLWGLGTALNKTGVSILVGMLYSEDKERLDFVYTIYHWWQAIAIFIVYLWSHLPMRAKLSILLATLLLACYCYWLMERRLAMKVQYRLPRIPRPRHKTLRKVVPQSRSVTAESSIALWNN from the exons ATGGAGGCAGCTGACGGGGAACCACTGCTCCCGGATGAGCTTGAAGCACCTCCTAACGCCGCCCTGAATGAGCTGCTGAATGTGGGGCAGGAAGCCGACATGCAGGGTCAG GTGGAGGAGTTTCTGGCCCCGCAGGCAGAGTacaatgaagaagaggaggagaggaaatatTACAGGAGGAAGAGGCTGGGAgtcattaaaaatgttcttgCAGCCAGTTTAGGAGCCATGgttgtgtacagtgtgtacatGG GTCTCCTGCAGATGCAGCTGATTCTCCATTATGATATGACCTACCGGGAGGTGAAGTATAGCAACCTTGGTTTGGAGGACATCGACCGTAAGATGCTGATGGGCATTAACGTCACTCCCATCATAGGCCTGCTGTACACCCCCATACTTATCAG GTTTCTTGGAACCAAGTGGATGATGTTCCTGGCTTCGGGAATCTACGCACTCTTCGTCTCAACCAATTACTGGGAGCGATATTACACCTTGGTTCCATCAGCAGTAGCCATTGGTGTGGCAATTGTGCCATTCTGGGCCTCCTTGGGAAGTTATATCACTAG gatggCCCAGCAGTACTATGAATACACCAACTACAAGGAGGAACATGTGCAGGAGCAGAAGAAGCTTCCTAAGGGGGCGTGCAACAGCTACATCATAGTTTTCCACTCAGTCTTTTATATCATCTTCCAT CTGAGTTTGGTCTTTGCGGAGTTCCCCATGTTTTTTGTCCTTAACGATTACCTGCGTGAGAGCGACCACATTCTCAGTAGTGTCACTTCCTGCG gaGCAAATATCAGTGGCGTGGTCCCCGGCTTCAACACCACCGTGCTGAAAAACCTGCCTGCCTCCATGCTGCTTATCAAGGTGGAGAGTGTCCTGATGGGCTTCGCCTTCCTCGCAATGATCATC TTCCTCGTGCTGTGTGGTGCTGCTTACCGTCCCACAGAAGAGATTGACCTCCGCAGTATCGGCTGGGGAAACATCTTCCAGCTTCCTTTCAAACACCTGAGAGACTACCGGCTGCGACTGCTCTGCCCGTTCTTCATCTACAGTGGACTTGAAATGATGTTTGCCATCACTGGATTCTCTTTG TCCTATGGTGTGTGCGTTTTGGGTCTCAAAAAGCTGTGGCTCCTGATAGTGGTATATGGCCTCTCCTGCTCCAtattttcctccctctccctttgcCTCCTGCACCTCCCGCGCTGGCTGTGCCTAATCGGAGGTGCTTTTGTGCATGGCGTGCTGCTGGTGGCTCTCATGGCGTTCTCTCTAACGAAGAACCAACCATCTTATCAGGCCCCTCTGCTGGTTATCTCTGTGCTGTGGGGACTTGGCACTGCCCTCAACAAGACGGGTGTCAGCA ttttGGTTGGTATGCTGTACTCTGAGGATAAGGAACGTCTGGACTTTGTCTATACTATCTATCACTGGTGGCAGGCCATCGCTATCTTCATAGTCTACCTCTGGTCCCACCTACCAATGAGG GCCAAGCTCTCCATCCTGTTGGCCACTTTGCTGCTGGCCTGTTACTGTTATTGGTTGATGGAGCGTCGGCTGGCCATGAAAGTTCAATACAGACTGCCTCGCATCCCTCGCCCACGGCACAAG accctcaggaaggttgttccacagtctcggagcgtaacagctgaaagcagcattgctctgtggaacaactaa